In the Flavobacterium pallidum genome, one interval contains:
- a CDS encoding peptidylprolyl isomerase gives MKIRLIALLFLAMSGSIYAQAKKPVAKTITSKTTTTTKKTIAPVKKTMPVKATAAAAGDGIFAEIETSKGKILLSLEYQKVPITVANFISLAEGTNAFVTTPDRKGIPFFNGLKFHRVIADFMIQGGDPNGNGSGSPGYKFKDEETTDVFDKPGVLAMANSGPATNGSQFFITHKDTPWLNHKHTIFGHVVTGQDVVNAIKQDDLIKTVTITRKGAAAKAFNAPKVFADYYGNQAEEDKKQAAIAAEAKKKKEEEAAAAKKAYMAQYGPAISAKLAEFAKLRATATKTDSGLQYVLVKGNGVKPAEGTNVFVHYSGFFEDGTLFQSSHADVSKTFGTYEESQAANYMPFPFSYGAKQGLIPGFIEILNLMSIGDKVTVFIPSNLGYGARGYGGAIPPNANLIFEIELLDKEQ, from the coding sequence GTTTTTAGCGATGTCGGGCAGCATATATGCCCAGGCTAAAAAGCCGGTTGCTAAAACAATCACTTCAAAGACAACAACTACTACCAAAAAAACGATTGCTCCTGTAAAGAAAACCATGCCTGTAAAAGCCACAGCAGCAGCTGCAGGTGACGGTATCTTTGCCGAAATCGAAACCTCGAAAGGTAAAATCCTATTAAGCCTCGAATACCAAAAAGTTCCGATCACGGTGGCAAACTTCATTTCGCTTGCTGAAGGCACGAACGCTTTCGTAACCACACCTGACCGTAAAGGAATTCCGTTCTTCAACGGTTTGAAATTCCATCGTGTTATAGCAGATTTTATGATTCAGGGTGGAGATCCAAACGGTAACGGTTCAGGCAGCCCGGGTTATAAGTTTAAGGACGAGGAAACTACCGATGTTTTCGACAAGCCAGGTGTTTTGGCCATGGCCAACTCAGGACCGGCTACTAATGGAAGCCAGTTTTTCATCACTCATAAGGATACGCCATGGTTAAACCACAAGCATACGATTTTCGGCCATGTGGTTACCGGGCAGGATGTTGTAAATGCCATTAAACAGGACGACCTGATCAAAACCGTCACGATTACGAGAAAAGGTGCTGCTGCAAAAGCTTTTAATGCGCCTAAAGTATTTGCCGATTATTATGGAAATCAGGCCGAAGAAGATAAAAAGCAGGCAGCCATCGCAGCAGAAGCAAAAAAGAAAAAAGAGGAAGAGGCAGCTGCAGCAAAAAAAGCGTACATGGCCCAATATGGTCCTGCAATCAGCGCCAAGCTTGCAGAATTTGCAAAACTCAGGGCTACAGCAACCAAAACCGACAGTGGCCTGCAATATGTGCTTGTAAAAGGAAACGGTGTAAAACCGGCAGAAGGAACCAACGTATTTGTACATTATTCCGGATTCTTTGAAGACGGGACATTATTCCAGAGCAGCCATGCTGACGTAAGCAAAACTTTCGGTACTTATGAGGAATCGCAAGCTGCAAACTACATGCCGTTTCCCTTCTCATATGGTGCAAAGCAAGGATTGATTCCAGGTTTTATTGAGATATTGAACCTGATGTCCATCGGAGATAAAGTAACGGTTTTCATTCCTTCAAACCTGGGCTATGGGGCACGTGGCTACGGAGGTGCGATTCCGCCAAACGCAAACCTGATATTCGAAATCGAATTATTGGATAAAGAACAATAA
- a CDS encoding choice-of-anchor Q domain-containing protein produces MQQNFSYRKLWLTTMFLMGTVITNAQVVTSSADDGSDGTLRSEIADTPPGGIITFLVTVTNVTLNSPIAIDKSLTITGNGISNTIIDGGGNGRIFEITSGTVIINDLILTNGIAENGGAINVSNAALTVNNARLLANAANGPSGSGGAIYAGTGSTLNVSNSTISGNRANRAGGGIEAVAGTVLTLINVSLNANNAGVAPATAAPGNGGGLHVTGNGTVMITGGTVNNNTAAAEGGGLWNGSGTMNIDGTAIIGNTASGNASDNGGGGIYNLNGGTLEIDNANIADNDADGTAGSGGGILNDVGATLTISNSSITGNTSNRAGGGIENNVGTVTLTNVNLNGNTTNMSPGNGGGLHVTGAGTVEINGGTVNTNTAGAEGGGLWNGTGTMTILGTTISGNTASGDAADQGGGGIYNLNGGTLEIEGASISNNTANGTLGSGGGILNDVGSQLSVTDTSITGNTAVRAGGGIEDNSGSSTITLDNVNLNGNSVSGPPGNGGGLHITGGGNAMITGGTVNNNNAAAEGGGLWNGTGTMTIDGTVIGGNTASGAAADQGGGGIYNLNAGVLIITNATISGNTANGSLGSGGGILNDAGAQLTISNSDISGNTAVRAGGGIEDNSGTSTIILTDVSLNGNTVTGPPGNGGGLHITGGGSAMITGGTVNGNSAALEGGGLWNGTGTLTVSGTEINGNTASGAAADDGGGAIFNTAGTLTIIGATLSGNKATGISGSGGAVFSMAGTVSIDDTTFDTNAANRAGGAIEIVNGTLDIENSDMINNDVDGTAGTPNPGNGGALHISGAVTATISGGTVNGNDARREGGGLWNQTASTMTVNNVTIDSNTASGPDAMHGGGGIFNNGGDLFVNNSTLSNNLADGALGNGGGLHIKSGTATVFLSTVSGNSSLNNGGGLYNNATLSINASTIADNDAAMNGGGIANNSSLSVTLKNTLVATNSAATGFDISNATGTYNSNGYNLIGQDDNNVFPNQSTDIEGTDSNIIDPLIGMLEDNGGDTFTHALLENSPAYNMGDPNDMFNDQAGNSVFAGRRDIGASEAQAILGIEDITFSNSKKSIIYPNPSNQGFINIALATDIEVNASIIEVGSGKMVRQMQLKNLLNQVSLSDFASGVYIVQLVSNDFTETHRLIIAK; encoded by the coding sequence ATGCAACAAAATTTCTCTTACAGAAAATTATGGCTGACGACAATGTTCTTAATGGGCACTGTCATTACAAATGCACAGGTTGTCACCAGTTCCGCGGACGACGGTTCAGATGGGACACTCCGTTCAGAAATCGCAGATACACCACCTGGTGGCATCATCACCTTCCTTGTCACTGTCACAAACGTAACTTTAAATTCACCGATTGCCATTGACAAATCGCTCACCATTACCGGGAACGGAATTTCAAATACCATCATTGACGGTGGTGGGAATGGCCGCATTTTCGAAATCACATCGGGTACGGTAATTATCAATGATCTGATTCTCACGAATGGTATTGCCGAAAATGGCGGTGCAATTAATGTTTCCAATGCAGCATTGACCGTAAATAATGCGAGGCTGTTGGCAAATGCCGCAAACGGTCCCAGCGGGAGCGGTGGCGCTATATATGCAGGTACCGGAAGCACTTTAAATGTTTCTAACAGTACCATCTCCGGAAACCGCGCCAACCGCGCCGGCGGCGGTATCGAAGCCGTCGCAGGAACAGTACTTACATTGATAAATGTCAGCCTGAACGCTAACAATGCAGGAGTAGCGCCCGCTACTGCAGCGCCCGGAAATGGCGGCGGACTGCACGTCACTGGAAACGGCACTGTAATGATTACAGGCGGAACCGTAAATAATAATACCGCTGCTGCAGAAGGTGGCGGATTATGGAATGGTTCCGGAACTATGAACATCGACGGAACTGCCATTATCGGCAACACTGCGTCCGGGAATGCCTCTGATAATGGCGGCGGCGGAATATACAACCTCAATGGCGGGACCCTTGAAATCGACAATGCCAATATTGCTGACAATGATGCCGATGGAACGGCAGGCAGTGGCGGCGGAATCTTAAATGATGTTGGCGCTACATTGACAATTTCCAACTCATCTATCACCGGCAATACCTCAAACCGCGCCGGAGGAGGAATCGAAAACAATGTTGGTACGGTTACCCTTACGAATGTAAACCTAAACGGCAATACGACAAATATGTCTCCCGGAAATGGTGGAGGCTTACATGTTACGGGTGCCGGAACTGTGGAAATTAACGGCGGAACCGTAAATACAAATACGGCAGGTGCTGAAGGGGGCGGGCTTTGGAATGGCACCGGAACCATGACCATTCTTGGCACTACCATTTCCGGGAATACCGCAAGTGGTGACGCGGCAGACCAGGGTGGCGGCGGAATTTACAACCTGAATGGAGGCACACTCGAGATCGAGGGCGCGTCCATCAGCAACAATACCGCAAACGGCACTTTGGGCAGCGGCGGCGGAATCCTGAACGATGTCGGCTCACAGCTTTCTGTAACAGATACTTCAATAACCGGGAATACGGCCGTACGGGCTGGCGGCGGTATTGAAGACAATTCCGGAAGCAGCACCATTACACTTGACAATGTCAACCTTAACGGCAATAGCGTATCAGGCCCTCCCGGCAATGGCGGCGGTCTGCATATTACCGGCGGTGGAAACGCCATGATTACCGGCGGGACTGTAAATAATAACAATGCTGCCGCAGAAGGGGGCGGACTGTGGAATGGTACCGGCACAATGACAATCGATGGGACTGTCATCGGAGGAAATACGGCAAGCGGCGCAGCGGCCGACCAGGGCGGTGGCGGAATATACAATCTGAATGCAGGCGTACTGATTATAACGAACGCTACCATAAGTGGCAATACTGCCAATGGAAGTTTGGGAAGCGGTGGCGGAATTTTAAACGATGCCGGCGCGCAATTGACCATTAGCAATTCTGATATAAGCGGAAATACGGCAGTTCGCGCAGGCGGAGGAATTGAGGACAATTCCGGTACGAGCACCATCATCCTGACCGATGTGAGCCTGAATGGCAATACCGTAACAGGCCCTCCCGGAAATGGCGGCGGCTTGCACATTACCGGAGGAGGAAGCGCCATGATTACCGGAGGGACCGTAAACGGAAATTCGGCGGCACTCGAAGGTGGCGGCTTGTGGAATGGTACGGGGACCCTTACCGTTTCAGGCACTGAGATCAATGGCAATACAGCCTCGGGCGCTGCCGCAGATGATGGAGGTGGCGCCATATTCAACACTGCGGGCACGCTGACGATCATCGGTGCAACATTGTCCGGAAATAAAGCTACAGGTATAAGTGGCAGCGGTGGTGCTGTTTTCAGCATGGCGGGAACGGTCAGCATTGATGACACCACTTTTGATACGAATGCTGCGAACCGTGCCGGTGGCGCAATTGAAATCGTAAACGGGACGCTTGATATTGAAAATTCGGATATGATCAATAACGATGTCGATGGTACTGCCGGCACGCCAAATCCCGGAAACGGAGGTGCATTGCACATTTCAGGTGCTGTCACTGCTACAATCAGCGGAGGGACCGTAAACGGTAATGATGCCCGTCGCGAAGGCGGAGGATTATGGAACCAAACTGCAAGCACAATGACTGTGAACAACGTTACAATTGATTCCAATACAGCAAGCGGTCCGGATGCAATGCATGGCGGTGGTGGTATTTTCAATAATGGTGGGGATTTATTCGTAAATAACTCCACCTTATCAAATAATCTTGCTGATGGTGCGCTTGGAAACGGCGGTGGATTGCATATAAAATCAGGAACTGCAACGGTATTTCTGAGTACCGTCTCGGGAAATTCATCGTTGAATAATGGCGGAGGCTTATACAATAACGCCACATTATCCATAAATGCCTCTACAATAGCAGATAATGATGCTGCCATGAACGGCGGAGGAATTGCAAATAACAGCAGCTTGTCGGTAACACTGAAAAACACTTTAGTCGCCACCAATTCAGCCGCGACAGGTTTTGACATATCCAATGCAACCGGAACCTACAATTCGAACGGTTACAACCTGATCGGACAGGATGACAACAATGTTTTCCCAAATCAATCGACAGACATTGAGGGAACAGACAGCAATATCATCGATCCATTAATCGGAATGCTCGAAGATAACGGTGGAGATACTTTCACCCATGCATTATTGGAGAACAGCCCGGCATACAATATGGGCGACCCTAACGACATGTTCAACGACCAGGCCGGCAACAGCGTATTTGCTGGCAGACGGGATATCGGTGCTTCTGAAGCGCAGGCGATCCTGGGAATTGAGGACATCACTTTCAGCAATTCAAAAAAGAGCATCATTTACCCAAATCCGTCAAACCAAGGTTTTATAAATATTGCTTTGGCAACAGATATCGAGGTTAATGCCTCCATTATCGAAGTGGGTTCAGGAAAAATGGTTAGACAAATGCAATTGAAAAACCTGTTAAACCAGGTAAGCCTGAGTGACTTTGCGAGCGGGGTATACATCGTTCAACTCGTATCCAACGATTTCACAGAAACCCATAGGCTGATTATCGCAAAATAA
- a CDS encoding GNAT family N-acetyltransferase, with protein MNDDFDFNQELVLEDERVMLRPLQFSDVGNLLYFSENEPDIWHFSLIRANGRINLEHYINIALNARGNKSEFPFIVFDKKTGKYAGSTRFYDIQFPLATLQLGYTWYGKEFQGTGLNKHCKYLLLRYAFETLGMERVEFRADNNNARSIAAMKSIGCKVDGILRSNMPTAEGGRRDSILLSILKREWHEGVKQKIYNSL; from the coding sequence ATGAATGACGATTTCGATTTCAATCAGGAACTGGTCCTTGAGGATGAACGCGTGATGTTGCGTCCCCTGCAATTCAGCGATGTCGGGAACCTGCTGTATTTTTCGGAAAATGAACCCGACATCTGGCATTTTTCACTCATTCGCGCCAATGGCAGGATTAATCTTGAGCATTACATCAACATCGCTTTGAACGCACGGGGCAATAAGTCGGAATTTCCTTTTATCGTATTTGATAAGAAGACTGGAAAGTATGCAGGCAGCACGCGTTTTTATGACATACAGTTTCCATTGGCAACATTACAGCTCGGTTATACCTGGTACGGAAAGGAATTCCAGGGCACCGGACTCAACAAACACTGTAAATACCTTTTGCTGCGGTATGCATTCGAAACCTTGGGTATGGAGCGTGTAGAATTCCGGGCCGATAACAACAATGCCCGAAGCATCGCAGCCATGAAAAGTATTGGCTGCAAAGTCGATGGCATCCTGCGTTCAAACATGCCAACAGCGGAAGGTGGGCGGCGTGACAGCATCTTGCTGAGCATCCTGAAACGGGAATGGCATGAGGGGGTAAAGCAGAAAATTTACAATTCACTATAA
- a CDS encoding AIR synthase related protein, whose amino-acid sequence MSSDTSKRYALRGVSASKEDVHNAIKKIDKGLFPKAFCKIIPDYLTGDADYCLIMHADGAGTKSSLAYLYWKETGDISVWKGIAQDALIMNIDDLLCVGATDNILLSSTIGRNKNLIPGEVISAIINGTEELMSELHKFDVTIHSTGGETADVGDLVRTIIVDSTVTARMKRNDIIDNANIRPGDVIVGLASFGQATYEKQYNGGMGSNGLTSARHDVFAKYLAEKYPESFDAQVPSELVYSGSAKLTDAVEDSPVDAGKLVLSPTRTYAPVIKKILEKYSASQIHGMVHCSGGAQTKILHFVENLHVIKDNLFPVPPLFKLIQQQSGTDWKEMYQVFNCGHRMELYVPADIAADIITISKSFDIDAQIVGRVEASDDKKLTIHSEFGTFEY is encoded by the coding sequence ATGAGTTCCGATACCAGTAAGCGCTATGCGCTGCGCGGCGTTTCCGCTTCAAAGGAAGACGTCCACAATGCGATAAAAAAAATCGATAAAGGCCTTTTCCCGAAAGCATTCTGCAAAATTATCCCCGATTACCTTACAGGCGATGCAGACTATTGCCTGATTATGCATGCTGACGGTGCTGGCACAAAATCGTCTCTGGCTTACCTGTATTGGAAGGAAACAGGTGATATTTCCGTCTGGAAAGGCATTGCACAAGACGCACTGATTATGAATATTGATGATTTATTATGTGTTGGCGCGACAGATAATATCCTGCTTTCCTCAACCATCGGCAGGAACAAAAACCTGATTCCTGGTGAAGTGATTTCCGCGATTATAAACGGTACTGAGGAACTGATGTCAGAGTTGCACAAATTTGACGTAACAATCCATTCTACGGGCGGAGAAACAGCAGATGTCGGGGATTTGGTCCGCACGATTATCGTCGATTCCACTGTGACTGCGCGCATGAAACGAAATGATATCATTGATAATGCGAACATCAGGCCTGGTGATGTGATTGTTGGTCTGGCTTCGTTCGGGCAGGCTACTTATGAAAAACAATACAATGGCGGGATGGGCAGCAACGGACTCACATCGGCGCGCCACGATGTCTTCGCGAAATACCTGGCTGAAAAATATCCTGAAAGTTTCGATGCCCAGGTGCCTTCCGAATTGGTATATTCAGGAAGTGCAAAACTCACCGATGCCGTAGAAGATTCTCCGGTTGATGCCGGGAAACTGGTGCTTTCGCCTACGCGTACCTATGCACCGGTCATCAAAAAAATCCTTGAAAAATACAGCGCTTCGCAAATCCATGGCATGGTGCATTGCAGTGGCGGTGCCCAAACCAAAATCCTGCATTTTGTGGAGAACCTCCACGTGATTAAGGACAATCTTTTCCCGGTGCCCCCTTTGTTCAAGCTCATCCAGCAGCAGTCAGGAACCGACTGGAAGGAAATGTACCAGGTGTTCAACTGCGGCCACCGCATGGAATTGTATGTGCCGGCTGATATTGCTGCAGATATTATTACCATCTCGAAATCATTTGATATCGATGCACAAATCGTCGGCAGGGTAGAAGCTTCAGATGATAAAAAGCTTACAATCCATAGTGAATTTGGTACTTTTGAGTATTAG
- a CDS encoding aspartyl protease family protein, whose product MKALLAIIGFFCCIHFAAAQEGFAAFPNKNKITIPFQLVNNLIIVPVSVNGVELNFLLDTGVEETILFSLEDKELQLHDVESLTLRGLGSQDGVDGLKSKNNRLSIGPLQYSKQEIFIVIDEQMNLSASLGVPVNGIIGYHFFKSNLVKINYAQKKLVIYNYNKANLKKITKDYTPLDITLERKKPYVLSSVTAGGEVVSAKLLLDTGNSDAIWLFDRKSGQITVPERHFDDFLGRGFSGPIFGKKGRISDFALNRFKFRNPVASFPDTVSLRNVKMVDNRLGSVGGEVLKRFQIIFDYTNSKFYLKKNANFDLPFHCNTSGIELHHAGTKLVQELSRQNITTSSVKIELGGGGEMNLRYKFELKPVYEIASIRKGSPAEAIGLQQGDVLLSINDAQSYRYTLQEINELLKSDDGRKLLLEVQRNDKIIKFKLEMKSIL is encoded by the coding sequence ATGAAAGCGTTATTAGCAATAATAGGTTTCTTTTGCTGTATACATTTTGCTGCGGCACAGGAGGGTTTTGCAGCTTTTCCCAACAAAAATAAAATCACCATCCCTTTTCAACTGGTTAACAACCTGATCATTGTCCCAGTTTCCGTAAATGGTGTTGAACTTAATTTCTTATTGGATACTGGCGTAGAGGAAACCATACTCTTCAGCCTGGAAGATAAGGAACTCCAACTGCATGATGTGGAAAGCCTTACATTGCGCGGCCTCGGCAGCCAGGATGGTGTTGACGGACTTAAATCAAAAAATAACAGGCTTTCCATTGGGCCACTGCAATACAGTAAACAGGAAATTTTTATCGTAATTGATGAACAAATGAATCTTTCGGCAAGCCTGGGGGTTCCTGTGAACGGCATTATCGGTTACCATTTTTTCAAAAGCAACCTTGTAAAAATCAATTATGCCCAGAAGAAACTGGTTATTTACAATTACAACAAAGCGAATCTTAAGAAAATAACAAAAGATTATACGCCTTTGGATATTACGCTGGAACGTAAAAAACCTTATGTTCTTTCTTCAGTAACGGCTGGCGGTGAGGTGGTCAGCGCAAAATTATTGCTTGATACCGGAAACAGTGATGCGATCTGGCTTTTTGACAGAAAATCAGGCCAGATAACCGTACCTGAACGCCATTTTGATGATTTCCTTGGACGTGGTTTCAGCGGCCCGATTTTCGGAAAAAAAGGCCGGATCAGTGATTTCGCACTCAATAGGTTCAAGTTCAGGAATCCAGTAGCATCTTTCCCTGATACCGTTTCACTGCGCAATGTAAAAATGGTAGATAACCGGTTGGGGTCAGTTGGAGGTGAAGTGCTTAAGCGCTTCCAGATTATTTTCGATTATACAAACAGTAAATTTTACCTGAAGAAAAATGCTAATTTCGACTTGCCATTTCACTGTAATACCAGTGGAATAGAATTGCATCATGCCGGTACGAAACTCGTTCAGGAACTCAGTCGCCAGAATATTACCACCAGCTCCGTGAAAATAGAACTCGGCGGGGGCGGGGAAATGAACCTCAGGTACAAATTTGAACTCAAGCCTGTATATGAAATTGCTTCCATCCGCAAAGGTTCACCGGCTGAAGCCATCGGACTTCAACAGGGTGATGTCCTGTTGTCCATCAATGATGCGCAAAGTTATCGTTATACATTACAGGAAATCAATGAGTTGCTGAAATCAGACGACGGTCGGAAATTACTTCTCGAGGTGCAGCGCAATGATAAGATCATTAAATTTAAGCTTGAAATGAAAAGCATTCTTTAA
- a CDS encoding pyridoxal phosphate-dependent aminotransferase — protein MPKVSDKGSRMPESPIRKLVPYSEIAKKKGHKVYHLNIGQPDIRTPEVAMNSIKNLDIKVLEYSHSAGFESYRTKLSQYYKDHGLPIDVADIIITTGGSEALMFAMGSTMDVDDEIIIPEPFYANYNGFSTASGVKVVPVISTIDTGFALPPIADFEKLITPKTKAILICNPGNPTGYLYSKEEMQQLADLVKKHDLFLIADEVYREFTYDGDPHYSVMNIPGIEENAIMIDSVSKRYSMCGARIGCIVSKNKEVMATAMKFAQARLSPPTFAQIASEAALQTPKSYFDEVITEYRERRDILIEALNKIEGVKVATPKGAFYCIAQLPIDDADKFAQWLLESFDLNGETVMVAPAAGFYSTPGVGLNEVRIAYVLKKEDLIKSVDILKEAIKTYNA, from the coding sequence ATGCCAAAAGTATCAGACAAAGGAAGCAGGATGCCCGAATCACCAATCAGGAAATTGGTCCCTTATTCGGAAATTGCAAAGAAAAAAGGCCATAAGGTGTATCACCTGAATATCGGACAGCCTGATATCCGCACACCGGAGGTAGCCATGAATTCGATAAAAAATCTCGATATAAAAGTGTTGGAATACAGCCATTCTGCAGGCTTTGAAAGCTACAGGACCAAGCTGTCCCAATATTATAAAGACCACGGCCTTCCGATTGATGTGGCTGATATCATCATTACAACCGGCGGTTCTGAAGCCTTGATGTTTGCCATGGGAAGTACAATGGATGTTGATGATGAGATTATCATCCCGGAGCCTTTTTATGCAAATTACAATGGTTTTTCGACTGCTTCAGGCGTAAAGGTGGTACCGGTGATTTCTACTATCGACACTGGTTTTGCATTGCCCCCGATTGCTGATTTTGAAAAACTGATTACGCCTAAAACCAAAGCCATCCTGATTTGTAATCCAGGGAATCCTACAGGATATCTATATTCCAAAGAAGAAATGCAGCAATTGGCCGATCTTGTGAAAAAGCATGATCTTTTCCTGATTGCCGATGAAGTATACCGCGAGTTTACTTATGACGGCGACCCACATTATTCGGTAATGAACATTCCCGGGATCGAGGAAAATGCCATTATGATTGATTCGGTTTCAAAAAGATACAGCATGTGTGGCGCGAGGATTGGATGTATTGTTTCCAAAAACAAGGAAGTAATGGCGACGGCGATGAAATTTGCACAGGCACGTTTAAGTCCGCCAACATTTGCACAAATTGCAAGTGAAGCGGCTTTGCAAACCCCTAAAAGTTATTTCGACGAAGTGATTACGGAATACCGCGAACGCCGCGACATCCTTATTGAAGCGCTTAATAAGATTGAAGGCGTGAAGGTCGCTACACCAAAAGGCGCATTTTATTGCATTGCACAATTGCCTATCGACGATGCCGACAAATTTGCACAGTGGCTGCTGGAATCCTTTGATTTGAATGGTGAAACGGTAATGGTAGCACCGGCTGCCGGATTTTATTCTACTCCTGGTGTCGGGCTGAATGAAGTCAGGATTGCCTATGTATTGAAGAAAGAAGACCTTATCAAGAGCGTGGATATCCTTAAGGAAGCGATAAAAACGTATAACGCATAG
- a CDS encoding lycopene cyclase domain-containing protein, with amino-acid sequence MLKSSLIGGFSGFIAEYWYLRDYWRPPTVLGNAVISIEDFLVGFVIIGVSMSIYNFVFRQNEVEFTPSRKTTFYIMFAIGFIAMVSLPPMGLNTMLVSPASFLCCSIYIICQRPDLLKKAIFSGLLFLAIIFPIYIILFELIAPDYWNKYWMLPDTKLDIRCYGSIPWIEIIWYFTWGSFGGICYDFYSGTKAVPMKT; translated from the coding sequence ATGCTTAAATCAAGCCTTATAGGCGGTTTTTCAGGTTTTATAGCTGAATATTGGTATCTCAGGGATTATTGGCGGCCGCCTACAGTTTTAGGCAATGCGGTAATATCAATTGAAGATTTCCTGGTAGGTTTTGTAATTATCGGGGTATCTATGTCCATTTACAATTTTGTCTTCAGGCAAAATGAAGTCGAATTTACGCCATCCCGTAAAACCACTTTCTACATCATGTTCGCCATAGGATTTATTGCGATGGTCTCCTTGCCTCCCATGGGATTAAACACGATGCTGGTAAGCCCTGCAAGTTTTTTATGCTGTAGTATTTACATCATCTGCCAACGACCGGATTTGCTAAAAAAAGCCATTTTCTCAGGTTTGCTTTTCCTGGCGATCATTTTCCCTATCTATATCATTTTATTTGAGCTGATCGCACCCGACTATTGGAACAAATACTGGATGCTGCCAGATACAAAGCTGGACATACGTTGCTACGGATCCATACCATGGATTGAAATCATATGGTACTTCACCTGGGGAAGTTTTGGCGGTATATGCTACGATTTTTATTCAGGAACCAAAGCAGTCCCCATGAAAACTTAA